Part of the Spiroplasma sp. BIUS-1 genome, ATAGATTTAATAATGGACAGTCCAGTATTGAGATATGCAACATATATTAACGTATTTAAATATTGTATGGAACCATTCTCAAATGCTTGAGGTGGAACATTTAGTTTTGATTTAGCTACAGGAATATATCTTGGTGTTTCTATATCTATGATTGCAGCATTTACCACTACATCTGCAATGAAGCTTAAATGAGAATCTTAAAAAACAATAAAGCACAATTTGAATGTGCTTTTTTTATATTGTTTTTTGTTATAATTAAGCAATGGAAAAACTAGTTAATATAATTGGAGCAGGACTTTCAGGTTGTGAAGCGGCTTATCAATTATCAAAAAGAAATATTAAAGTTAAATTATATGAGAAGAAAACCATTGAAAGGAATCCTGTACAAAAGTTAGATTATTTTGCTGAATTAGTATGTTCAAACACTTTAAGATCAACTGATTTAAAAAATGCAGTAGGTACTTTAAAAGAAGAAATGAGGATGTTTGACTCTTTAATAATAAAAGCAGCAGAACACGCTCAAATACCTGCCGGAGGAAGTTTGGCAGTTGACAGAGATGTATTTTCTAAATATATTACTGACGCAATGCACAATGATCCAAATATTGAAGTTATTGAGAAAGAATTTGAGAAAATCAATGATAATGAAATAAATTTAATAGCTTCAGGACCACTAACAAGTGAAAAGTTACAAGAGGAAATAGCAAATTTAATTGGACAAGACTACTTTTATTTTTTCGATGCAGTAGCACCAATAATAACAAAAGATTCAATTAATATGGATATTGCTTTTAGAAAAAACAGATATGAGAAAGGTGAAACTCAAGATTATATAAATTGTCCAATGAACAGAGAACAATATGAAATATTTTATAACGAGCTTGTAAATGCACAATTAGCACCAGTTCATCTGGAATCTGAAAAAAACTTAAAATATTTTGAAGGTTGTATGCCAGTTGAAGTTATGGCAAAAAGAGGTTTTGACACTTTAAC contains:
- the trmFO gene encoding methylenetetrahydrofolate--tRNA-(uracil(54)-C(5))-methyltransferase (FADH(2)-oxidizing) TrmFO, with the translated sequence MEKLVNIIGAGLSGCEAAYQLSKRNIKVKLYEKKTIERNPVQKLDYFAELVCSNTLRSTDLKNAVGTLKEEMRMFDSLIIKAAEHAQIPAGGSLAVDRDVFSKYITDAMHNDPNIEVIEKEFEKINDNEINLIASGPLTSEKLQEEIANLIGQDYFYFFDAVAPIITKDSINMDIAFRKNRYEKGETQDYINCPMNREQYEIFYNELVNAQLAPVHLESEKNLKYFEGCMPVEVMAKRGFDTLTYGPLKPAGLRNLDGTNNFAVVQLRQDNAADDLYNFVGFQTNLTWPEQKRVFRLIPGLENANFVRYGVMHQNNFINSPTVLNEFNQLKSNNNIFFAGQITGVEGYVESTSSGIIAAINIARMINEEELRKFPKDTVMGGLQNYIISTDSKNFQPMKANWSIVENLEIKSKIKKEEKKELYSNRAINSMKEFIKTL